A window from Drosophila kikkawai strain 14028-0561.14 chromosome 2L, DkikHiC1v2, whole genome shotgun sequence encodes these proteins:
- the Jwa gene encoding PRA1 family protein 3, translating into MSAAPSTSSVGDAAAALSGNLQLPPLRTLDDFILGSARFQLPNLKDFEKWGNRVVKNLLYYQTNYFLLFLTIYVVMVVFNPAKIISGLLVQALIIAVIWQFFSGKSKSNFIASRLTGGNANAAEQNAQQKWYILAGALLGGYLFLHLISAVLLTAFTLLLPISVTFIHASLRLRNIKNKLANSIESFGPATPMGSLLDALNVRADGVFN; encoded by the coding sequence ATGTCGGCGGCACCCTCAACATCCTCCGTGGGCGATGCTGCGGCCGCCCTGTCCGGCAATCTTCAGCTGCCGCCGCTTCGCACCCTCGATGACTTCATCTTGGGCTCGGCCCGTTTCCAGCTGCCCAATCTCAAGGATTTCGAGAAGTGGGGCAACCGGGTGGTGAAGAATCTGTTGTACTATCAAACCAACTACTTTCTGCTCTTCCTCACCATTTACGTGGTGATGGTGGTCTTCAATCCGGCCAAGATCATCAGCGGTCTGCTGGTGCAGGCTCTGATCATAGCCGTGATCTGGCAGTTCTTCAGTGGCAAGTCAAAGTCCAATTTCATTGCCAGCCGATTGACGGGCGGCAATGCCAATGCTGCAGAGCAGAATGCCCAGCAAAAGTGGTACATCCTGGCTGGAGCCCTCCTTGGCGGTTACCTTTTCCTGCATCTGATCAGCGCTGTCCTGCTGACGGCCTTCACCCTGCTGCTGCCCATTTCGGTGACCTTCATTCACGCCTCCCTGCGTCTGCGCAACATTAAGAACAAGCTGGCCAACTCCATCGAGAGCTTTGGCCCTGCCACGCCCATGGGATCTCTGTTGGACGCCCTTAATGTCCGGGCCGATGGAGTATTTAATTAG
- the Faf2 gene encoding FAS-associated factor 2, protein MEADGLTNDQTEKVLQFQDLTGIEDMNVCRDVLIRHQWDLEVAFQEQLNIREGRPTMFAASTDVRAPAVINDRFLQQVFSANMPGGRTVNRVPSGPIPRSFTGILGYVINFVFQYFYSTLTSIVSAFVNLGGGNEPRLVTDPLGDVMKFIREYYERYPEHPVFYQGTYAQALNDAKQELRFLIVYLHKDPAKNPDVDSFCRNTLSSRSVIDYINTNTLLWGCDVASPEGYRVMQSITVRSYPLMVMISLRANRMMIVGRFEGDCTPEELLRRFQSVTAANEVWLSQARADRLERNFTQTLRRQQDEAYEQSLLADEEKERQRQRERDAVRQAEEAEERARRDVELRKEEIARQKIELATLVPSEPPVDTLGAIAVVFKLPSGTRLERRFNQTDSVQDVYHFLFCHPDSPDEFEITTNFPKRVLYSKADVDAAEGAANDALNKTLHDVGLKNREVLFVNDLEA, encoded by the exons ATGGAGGCGGACGGACTAACAAACGACCAGACGGAGAAGGTGCTCCAGTTCCAGGATCTCACCGGCATCGAGGATATGAACGTGTGCCGCGACGTCCTGATCAGACACCAATGGGATCTCGAG GTGGCCTTCCAGGAGCAACTGAATATCCGCGAGGGCCGGCCCACCATGTTCGCCGCCTCCACAGACGTGCGAGCGCCCGCTGTGATCAACGACCGCTTCCTGCAGCAGGTGTTTTCCGCCAATATGCCCGGCGGACGGACAGTGAACCGGGTGCCCAGTGGCCCCATACCCCGCAGCTTCACCGGAATTCTGGGCTACGTGATCAATTTCGTGTTCCAGTACTTCTACTCCACGCTGACGAGCATTGTGAGCGCCTTTGTGAATTTGGGCGGTGGCAATGAGCCGCGCTTGGTCACGGACCCTCTTGGGGACGTGATGAAGTTCATCAGGGAGTACTACGAGCGGTATCCTGAGCACCCGGTCTTCTACCAGGGCACCTATGCCCAGGCCCTGAACGATGCTAAGCAGGAGCTGCGCTTCCTGATCGTCTATCTGCACAAGGATCCCGCCAAGAATCCCGATGTGGACTCATTCTGCCGCAACACACTCTCCTCCCGCTCGGTCATTGACTATATCAACACAAACACCCTGCTGTGGGGCTGCGATGTGGCCTCGCCGGAGGGCTACCGGGTGATGCAGTCCATTACGGTAAGAAGCTACCCGCTGATGGTGATGATCAGTCTACGGGCGAATCGCATGATGATCGTGGGACGTTTTGAGGGCGATTGCACGCCGGAGGAGCTGCTGCGTCGCTTCCAATCGGTGACGGCCGCCAATGAAGTGTGGCTGAGTCAAGCGCGTGCGGATCGTTTGGAGCGTAATTTCACACAGACACTGAGGCGGCAGCAGGACGAGGCCTACGAGCAGAGTTTGCTGGCGGACGAGGAGAAGGAGCGTCAGCGACAGAGGGAACGGGATGCGGTGCGGCAGGCGGAGGAGGCCGAGGAGCGGGCGCGACGAGATGTGGAGCTGCGCAAGGAGGAAATTGCTCGGCAAAAGATTGAGCTAGCCACGCTGGTGCCATCGGAGCCGCCAGTGGATACTCTGGGCGCTATTGCCGTTGTGTTTAAGCTGCCCAGTGGAACGCGACTCGAACGGCGCTTCAATCAGACGGATTCGGTGCAG GACGTTTAtcactttttgttttgccatcCCGATTCGCCGGACGAGTTCGAAATCACAacgaattttcccaaaaggGTGCTATACTCGAAGGCTGATGTGGACGCCGCCGAGGGCGCCGCCAATGATGCACTGAACAAGACTCTCCATGACGTGGGACTCAAGAACCGCGAGGTGCTGTTCGTCAACGATCTGGAAGCGTAA
- the Grip71 gene encoding protein NEDD1: MHLISTSKKTVLSDFADLETKSEYAHAGGEPRDFQFNGQGRVFVEVDKMAGLAVMRIKENEEKTGPEIQRVRKLTIDNAYCVACAKQTLEEIAVGQSGSIKIYNIRTAQLIHRFPPDPQRSTVLYMDYNSTDEYIAAVREGGSINILGTKTKLKMNTFTIDGDSTLVRFHPSKRFQLSIASYKGAVTVYDVQGKRKIFHASEAHSAPCRDISMCSSQPALLVSVGYDSKINIFDIRKNRAQASTDRLSYFHPLSTVALSECGTYFCAGTLKGELIAYDMRSTKAPLAVKRVHDGAVTRVAFVPLSSEDNPQSGGLNNLGGLSGLAQDIPRVERANSDELRKSIAANLLNTQQQLNNMASMGYGMVTPVNTGPRRDSFCDFLDAQGPRAVERMSTRFSTSHRDSFDWETLNRRPNPNETNQRQSMYAAAVGGGSSSVESSCNNTTGESLQQTLSGPLKDRSNLSGEVKLMKIAETDEQDQSSHCSVVSSPGAGSDKENPPPPVDADMKQRLRLLSSSRYSTPHHANVTPSSSNPNLKPQQLLAKSSSGLSAVQMDGADWRKEFNDLKEFVDERCGRMERELEYIANWNQRQIVNQLTNYSKQQLQNTKDIRDGLAHLLRADHFVREFARLQQDNEMLRAELKFYKKQEETEFGGE, encoded by the exons ATGCATTTGATTTCCACCTCGAAGAAAACAGTGCTCTCCGACTTTGCGGACCTCGAGACAAAGTCGGAGTATGCCCACGCCGGCGGTGAACCGAGGGACTTCCAGTTCAATGGCCAGGGCCGCGTCTTTGTCGAGGTGGATAAAATGGCGGGCTTGGCGGTGATGCGGATAAAAGAGAATGAGGAGAAGA CAGGTCCCGAGATCCAGCGAGTCCGCAAGTTGACCATCGACAATGCCTACTGTGTGGCCTGTGCCAAGCAAACGCTTGAAGAGATTGCCGTGGGCCAGAGCGGCAGTATCAAGATCTACAACATAAGGACGGCACAGTTGATCCACAGGTTTCCCCCGGATCCGCAGCGCAGTACTGTCCTTTACATGGATTACAACAGCACGGATGAATATATAGCAGCTGTGCGCGAGGGCGGCAGCATCAATATCCTGGGCACCAAGACCAAGCTCAAGATGAACACCTTTACCATCGATGGCGA CTCCACCCTGGTACGCTTTCATCCCAGCAAGCGCTTCCAGCTCTCAATTGCCTCCTACAAGGGAGCCGTGACTGTGTACGATGTCCAGGGCAAGCGGAAGATTTTCCATGCCAGCGAGGCGCACAGCGCTCCCTGCCGGGACATCAGCATGTGCTCATCCCAGCCCGCGCTGCTGGTCAGTGTGGGCTACGACTCCAAGATCAATATCTTCGATATTCGAAAAAATAGGGCCCAGGCCTCAACTGATCGTCTGAGCTACTTCCATCCGCTGTCCACGGTGGCGCTCAGTGAGTGCGGCACTTACTTCTGTGCCGGCACTCTCAAGGGTGAATTGATTGCCTACGATATGAGGAGCACAAAGGCACCCTTGGCCGTAAAGAGGGTACACGATGGCGCTGTGACCCGTGTGGCTTTTGTGCCACTGTCCAGCGAGGATAATCCCCAAAGCGGTGGCCTGAATAACTTAGGAGGATTAAGTGGCCTGGCGCAGGATATTCCTCGTGTGGAGCGCGCCAACAGCGATGAGCTGCGCAAATCCATAGCCGCAAATCTGCTAAacacacagcagcagctgaacAACATGGCCAGCATGGGCTATGGTATGGTCACACCTGTCAATACTGGTCCACGAAGGGATTCGTTCTGTGACTTCCTGGATGCTCAGGGTCCAAGGGCAGTGGAGCGTATGTCCACGCGATTCAGCACCTCCCACAGGGACAGCTTCGATTGGGAGACCCTCAACAGAAGGCCCAATCCGAACGAGACTAACCAGCGTCAAAGCATGTATGCAGCAGCAGTGGGAGGAGGATCCAGCTCGGTTGAGAGTTCGTGCAACAATACCACAGGGGAGTCACTGCAGC AGACCCTAAGCGGTCCTCTTAAGGATCGCAGCAACCTGTCCGGCGAGGTGAAGCTTATGAAGATTGCCGAGACCGATGAGCAGGATCAGTCGTCACATTGTTCCGTGGTCAGCAGCCCAGGCGCTGGCAGCGACAAGGAGAATCCTCCGCCTCCGGTGGACGCCGATATGAAGCAAAGGCTGCGCCTGCTTTCGTCCAGCCGTTATAGCACACCGCATCATGCCAATGTCACTCCATCATCCTCGAATCCCAACTTGAAGCCTCAACAACTGCTGGCCAAATCCTCTAGCGGCCTTTCGGCTGTCCAAATGGATGGCGCTGATTGGCGCAAGGAGTTCAACGATTTAAAGGAGTTTGTTGACGAACGCTGCGGACGCATGGAACGTGAATTGGAGTACATAGCTAACTGGAACCAGCGCCAGATAGTCAATCAGTTGACCAACTACTCGAAGCAACAGCTGCAGAATACGAAAGACATACGGGATGGCCTGGCCCATCTCCTGCGAGCCGATCACTTTGTGCGGGAGTTTGCTCGTCTGCAACAGGATAATGAAATGCTGAGAGCAGAGTTAAAATTCTACAAAAAACAGGAGGAAACTGAATTCGGAGGCGAATGA
- the Irk3 gene encoding inward rectifier potassium channel irk-1, whose translation MQSDPSSLGAESIAMHRSTSMPVKPKPLEQKPLLRSSEKETVNAADYYPESPGYVRRRKSKTTGDQLETRSEQNFPCTNDWAGSTIELTPEPGTSSSDIQRRSLHRVMEKNGKENVVFRRIPEKSWRYMRDLVTTLMELNWKYMLTLFLGSYFLCWLLFAALCYVVSYSHGDFIFDPISGARMGEGEDPCIYGVGNWVAMIIYSVETQTTLGFGEKYASEECPETVFLFVMQMLSAALIEGIMVSVIYAKTARPARQMTKLKFSDKAVICYRDEQLCLLFRVCDPREQQSIESKIRVYMIVDKRTREGEVIKTHTELKLEGNGEQIIVWPDVVCHVIDETSPLYQYTNAKLFNAAQFELYVSIVGTSPATAQMTEAKTSYLPREIFWGQRFVNIIHYDAQNERYFVDYENFNRTISVDMPIKLATTNDQLKLEYRK comes from the exons ATGCAATCGGATCCATCTTCCCTTGGCGCGGAATCCATAGCTATGCACCGCTCCACTTCAATGCCCGTGAAGCCCAAGCCGCTGGAGCAGAAGCCCCTGCTGCGATCCTCCGAAAAGGAGACGGTCAATGCGGCGGACTACTACCCAGAGAGTCCTGGCTATGTGCGTCGCAGGAAGTCCAAGACGACGGGGGATCAGCTGGAGACGCGCAGCGAGCAAAA CTTCCCCTGCACCAACGACTGGGCAGGCAGTACCATTGAATTGACTCCAGAACCGGGAACATCTTCCTCCGATATCCAGCGACGCAGCCTGCACCGGGTGATGGAGAAGAATGGCAAGGAGAACGTTGTATTCCGCCGCATACCAGAAAAGTCTTGGCGTTATATGCGGGATCTGGTCACCACTCTG ATGGAACTGAATTGGAAATACATGCTGACCCTTTTCCTGGGCAGCTACTTTCTCTGCTGGCtgctcttcgctgccctctgCTATGTGGTTTCCTATTCGCATGGCGATTTCATCTTTGACCCCATCAGTGGAGCCAGAATGGGAGAGGGAGAGGACCCGTGCATCTATGGGGTAGGTAACTGGGTGGCCATGATCATCTATTCGGTGGAGACGCAGACCACTCTGGGTTTTGGCGAGAAGTATGCCAGCGAGGAGTGCCCGGAGACGGTTTTTCTGTTTGTCATGCAAATGTTGAGCGCCGCTCTGATCGAGGGAATTATGGTGAGCGTGATCTATGCCAAGACAGCTCGTCCGGCCAGGCAGATGACCAAGCTGAAGTTTAGCGATAAGGCGGTG ATCTGTTATCGCGACGAGCAGCTGTGTTTGCTTTTCCGCGTGTGCGATCCCCGCGAGCAGCAGTCCATCGAGTCCAAGATACGCGTCTACATGATCGTAGACAAGCG CACGCGCGAGGGTGAGGTCATAAAAACTCACACGGAACTGAAGCTGGAGGGAAATGGCGAGCAGATAATCGTCTGGCCCGATGTCGTCTGCCATGTCATCGACGAGACGAGTCCCCTGTATCAGTACACCAATGCCAAACTCTTTAATGCCGCTCAGTTTGAGCTGTATGTCTCCATTGTGGGCACATCGCCGGCCACTGCCCAGATGACAGAGGCCAAGACATCGTATTTGCCCAGGGAAATATTCTGGGGCCAGAGGTTCGTCAACATTATACACTACGATGCCCAGAACGAGCGGTATTTCGTGGACTATGAGAACTTCAACAGGACTATTTCGGTGGATATGCCCATTAAGTTGGCGACAACGAACGATCAGTTGAAATTGGAATACAGAAAGTAA